Proteins encoded by one window of Desmodus rotundus isolate HL8 unplaced genomic scaffold, HLdesRot8A.1 manual_scaffold_315, whole genome shotgun sequence:
- the IQCN gene encoding IQ domain-containing protein N, translated as MQQATQLQLLPSGQSSFQPQPTPNFQDKAGTLCSQPQCEQPASRETLPDKGKMVPRHIPRLRAVVESQAFKNVLVDEMDLMLSHAATLIQANWRGYRLRQKLISQMLAAKAIQEAWRRLHTRRLLRSGKEVEKKMSMDEGDIPYHAPQQVRFQPAEEGKFLLAPPGMVSRETQSPSANISAACAHQLALGQPPGITHPGMQAPYDTGGPSVTFLPQQTVSMRIPCQGSPDAKSHPCLLTRTVRSASLIHAESDTVRTTQATTRANKGGALGPPPCGRCAQELHGPLKTQTQGHVEAEVLKAPPQTGQGSVMTKTPLQQCRSCLVSTMNKTLPQPCPAPTVTITKTPPQVDPAAPVAKSCLAAILSKNPAQPFPVPSIMITKTPPQPCLVAPMTTKTPAQMQPKASMTNTASQTQPAAVLAKISPQICLLTSMIKPPTQTCPVPVMAKTPPQMRPSATMAKTPLQTCPVATMAKTPSQTLPGASMTKIPPQTRLAAMITKTPAQLRSVATILRTLCQPPSAAGNLKASPPAVVAAGIPNTSSHTCLNRPKAKAVVTARQTAGMVKVSSHSRLTEGKVKYCPPPHLGAGAPKALARPFLEGEKIKGFSQKQVKTATVSNTSVAEDRSKVLSQAQLKKDVMKVQSKVYMPVEMNMVLPQAQPGTRPSKAIPQAQMATCSTQSSSRGHLFAKLSVALPQASLGTCLSKPPPHTHLPAKLTKAPTLAHQGTCPAKTQSRAHLTAGVIKVQPQADLPTRLTKAQPQAQLVTETAKCPYTAHQATEEGKTQFQPLLAGFKASAQPRQQAGLLGTLSQAKPEDRLTQFPAHGCAQGKAPQVPHQEASETQSMLVPLLASTGYLTCNVESCGDSGTTWAQPSTTSPAVPCQEELVASQLASLCAELAAVLGSQDLRDLLAKALSQGEVRAALNQALSKEVLGTSMMAKVLPQGLLGTALVKALSWGELGTTLSRALSRGELRAELTKAMQGKLGDVLSKALTEEEWATLNQALCQGELGAILSQSLSQAALRTGLILPKAASKTLESGMMVTPAPVEVTYRGSPSAAWGPTLGCVRPHTSKGPMDAGVAGGQAWKPTVPSAAVRPMSSAEAPLRAWAPARCAVPWDATGSGAVVDPRRLGELVASVQTVEKIIVQAVITIQACARGYLVRRTIRVWHQWAVIIQAAWRGHCARRNLAQLCRAATVIQATWRGYFTRRRRAQQMLLPGTWVGMGGRVHSTSNHRCFQSCQPKACTLCQSLSPRLGSLPSAVMLVGSSPRTCHTCGQTLPTRVVQGMGQGSTRQAAMPWGCDTQLTPRSPRRQLLGQNKAAVIIQSAWRGFIVRHRLRQQQVAAKMLQATWRGHYTRASLTTDALLGPTAWDSPQNTQWPGV; from the exons ATGCAGCAAGCAACACAGTTACAGTTGTTACCCAGTGGACAGAGCTCcttccagccccagcccacccccaatTTTCAAGACAAAGCGGGGACACTGTGTTCACAGCCCCAGTGTGAGCAGCCTGCATCCAGGGAGACCCTACCGGATAAGGGTAAGATGGTGCCTCGCCACATTCCACGCCTCCGGGCCGTGGTTGAGAGCCAGGCCTTCAAGAATGTCCTGGTGGATGAGATGGACCTGATGCTGTCTCATGCAGCCACCCTCATCCAAGCCAATTGGAGGGGCTACCGGCTCCGGCAGAAGCTGATTTCCCAGATGTTGGCAGCTAAAGCCATCCAGGAGGCCTGGCGACGCTTGCATACCAGGCGCCTCCTCCGGTCTggcaaggaagtggagaaaaaaatgagcatgGATGAGGGGGACATCCCTTACCATGCCCCCCAGCAGGTTCGGTTCCAGCCTGCAGAAGAGGGCAAGTTCCTTCTGGCCCCACCTGGCATGGTGAGTAGGGAGACCCAGTCCCCTTCTGCTAACATCTCAGCTGCCTGTGCCCACCAGCTGGCTCTGGGGCAGCCCCCAGGCATTACACATCCCGGCATGCAGGCTCCGTATGATACTGGAGGCCCAAGTGTCACTTTCCTGCCACAACAGACTGTCTCCATGAGAATTCCATGTCAAGGGAGTCCAGATGCAAAGAGCCACCCGTGCCTGCTAACAAGAACTGTCAGAAGTGCCAGTCTCATCCACGCAGAAAGTGACACAGTGAGAACCACACAAGCGACTACCAGAGCCAACAAGGGAGGAGCCCTGGGGCCACCACCATGTGGCAGGTGTGCCCAGGAACTTCACGGACCTCTCAAGACCCAGACCCAGGGCCACGTGGAAGCAGAGGTCCTCAAAGCCCCGCCCCAGACAGGCCAAGGATCCGTGATGACCAAGACCCCACTCCAGCAGTGCCGG TCATGCTTGGTGTCCACGATGAATAAAACCCTACCTCAGCCTTGCCCAGCACCCACAGTAACAATAACCAAGACCCCACCCCAGGTAgacccagcagccccagtggcCAAGTCATGCCTGGCAGCAATCTTGAGCAAGAACCCAGCTCAGCCATTCCCGGTACCCTCAATAATGATAACAaagaccccaccccagccatgctTGGTGGCCCCAATGACCACCAAGACTCCAGCTCAGATGCAACCAAAAGCCTCGATGACCAACACTGCATCCCAGACACAACCAGCTGCTGTGTTGGCCAAAATCTCACCCCAGATATGCCTGTTGACTTCAATGATCAAGCCTCCAACTCAGACATGCCCG GTGCCTGTGATGGCCAAGACCCCACCCCAGATGCGTCCATCAGCCACAATGGCCAAGACTCCACTGCAGACATGTCCAGTGGCTACAATGGCTAAAACCCCATCTCAGACGCTCCCCGGGGCCTCAATGACCAAGATCCCTCCCCAGACTCGTCTGGCAGCCATGATCACCAAGACACCAGCCCAGTTACGCTCAGTGGCCACCATCCTCAGGACGCTGTGCCAGCCCCCTTCTGCAGCTGGAAATCTGAAGGCTTCACCTCCAGCAGTTGTGGCAGCTGGGATTCCCAACACCTCATCACACACATGTCTGAATAGACCAAAGGCCAAGGCTGTGGTGACCGCGAGGCAGACGGCGGGCATGGTCAAAGTCTCGTCCCATTCACGCTTGACTGAGGGAAAGGTGAAATACTGCCCCCCACCACATCTGGGGGCTGGGGCTCCCAAGGCTCTGGCTAGGCCTTTTTTGGAAGGCGAGAAAATCAAGGGCTTCTCCCAGAAACAGGTGAAAACAGCAACTGTGTCTAATACCAGTGTGGCGGAGGACAGGAGCAAGGTCTTATCACAGGCACAGCTGAAGAAAGATGTTATGAAGGTTCAGTCCAAGGTGTACATGCCCGTAGAAATGAATATGGTTCTGCCCCAGGCACAGCCGGGCACCCGTCCATCCAAGGCCATTCCCCAGGCACAGATGGCCACCTGTTCAACCCAATCCTCATCCCGTGGACATCTGTTTGCCAAGCTGTCTGTAGCCTTGCCCCAGGCAAGTCTGGGCACGTGTCTGTCcaaacccccaccccacacacacctacCTGCCAAGCTAACCAAGGCCCCGACCCTGGCCCATCAGGGCACGTGTCCAGCCAAGACGCAGTCCCGGGCACATCTGACCGCAGGAGTGATAAAGGTCCAGCCTCAAGCAGATCTGCCTACCAGGCTGACCAAGGCCCAGCCCCAAGCGCAGCTGGTCACAGAAACAGCCAAGTGCCCCTATACTGCCCATCAGGCCACTGAAGAAGGCAAGACTCAGTTCCAGCCACTCCTGGCTGGGTTCAAAGCCTCTGCCCAGCCCCGCCAACAGGCTGGCCTTCTTGGCACTTTGTCCCAAGCCAAGCCAGAGGACAGACTGACCCAGTTCCCGGCCCATGGCTGTGCCCAGGGTAAAGCCCCCCAGGTCCCACACCAGGAGGCCTCTGAGACCCAGAGCATGCTGGTGCCTCTGCTGGCATCCACTGGATACCTCACATGCAATGTTGAATCCTGTGGTGACAGCGGGACCACCTGGGCCCAGCCATCAACCACCAGCCCAGCTGTGCCCTGTCAGGAGGAGCTGGTGGCCTCCCAGCTGGCCTCACTTTGTGCTGAGCTGGCCGCTGTGCTGGGCTCTCAGGATCTCCGTGATCTGCTGGCAAAAGCTCTCTCCCAGGGGGAAGTGAGGGCGGCACTGAACCAGGCCCTGTCCAAGGAGGTCCTGGGCACCTCCATGATGGCCAaggtcctgccccagggcctgctgGGCACAGCACTGGTGAAGGCATTGTCCTGGGGTGAGCTGGGCACTACACTGTCCCGTGCCCTGTCCCGGGGTGAGCTGCGGGCAGAACTCACTAAGGCCATGCAGGGCAAACTGGGGGATGTGCTTAGCAAGGCCCTGACGGAAGAGGAGTGGGCCACCCTGAACCAGGCCCTGTGTCAGGGTGAGCTGGGTGCCATCCTGAGCCAGTCCTTGTCTCAGGCGGCCCTGAGGACTGGACTCATCCTTCCTAAGGCTGCCTCAAAAACATTGGAAAGTGGGATGATGGTGACACCGGCCCCAGTGGAGGTGACTTACAGGGGGAGCCCGTCAGCTGCGTGGGGGCccaccctgggctgtgtgagacCACACACCAGCAAG GGCCCCATGGATGCTGGCGTGGCTGGTGGCCAAGCGTGGAAGCCCACCGTCCCCAGTGCTGCGGTCAGGCCCATGAGCAGTGCTGAGGCCCCCCTCAGAGCCTGGGCACCAGCCAGGTGTGCTGTGCCATGGGACGCCACGGGCAGCGGGGCAGTGGTGGATCCAAGACGGCTGGGCGAGCTGGTAGCGTCGGTGCAGACTGTGGAGAAGATAATCGTGCAAGCTGTGATCACCATACAGGCATGTGCACGTGGCTACCTGGTGCGCCGTACCATCAGGGTGTGGCACCAGTGGGCTGTCATCATCCAGGCTGCCTGGCGTGGCCACTGTGCGCGGCGGAACTTGGCCCAGCTCTGCAGAGCTGCCACAGTCATCCAGGCCACATGGCGAGGCTACTTCACCCGACGGAGACGAGCCCAGCAAATGCTGCTCCCCGGCACGTGGGTTGGCATGGGTGGCAGAGTCCATTCGACCTCCAACCACCGCTGCTTCCAGTCCTGCCAGCCGAAGGCCTGCACCCTCTGTCAGTCGCTGAGTCCCCGGCTGGGGAGCCTGCCCAGTGCAGTGATGCTTGTGGGTTCCAGCCCTCGCACATGCCACACGTGCGGCCAAACCCTGCCCACGCGGGTGGTACAGGGCATGGGCCAGGGCAGTACACGCCAGGCGGCCATGCCATGGGGCTGTGACACCCAGCTGACTCCCCGGAGCCCTCGGAGGCAGCTCCTTGGCCAGAATAAGGCAGCCGTCATCATCCAGTCCGCCTGGAGGGGCTTCATTGTGCGTCACcggctgaggcagcagcaggtAGCAGCCAAGATGCTCCAAGCCACCTGGCGCGGCCACTATACCCGGGCTTCCCTCACCACGGATGCGCTTTTGGGACCAACGGCATGGGACAGCCCACAGAACACGCAGTGGCCAGGAGTCTAG